A region of Mesorhizobium sp. M3A.F.Ca.ET.080.04.2.1 DNA encodes the following proteins:
- the mmsB gene encoding 3-hydroxyisobutyrate dehydrogenase produces MTTIAFIGLGNMGNPMAANLVKAGHTVNGFDLVPENLSVAREHGVTVMANAVAAVKDADVVITMLPAGKHVLSVYEDIASKAKKGALFIDSSTIDVESARKAHAIAAKHGLPSVDAPVSGGTGGAAAGTLTFMAGGSDEAFAAAEPILKPMAGRIVHCGGDGAGQAAKICNNMILGISMIGVAEAFVLAEKLGLSHQALFDVASTASGQCWSLTSYCPVPGPVPASPANRDYKPGFAAALMLKDLKLSQEAAQSAGAVTPLGAEATQLYALFNAQGNAGLDFSGIINFLRGDQI; encoded by the coding sequence ATGACGACGATCGCCTTCATCGGGCTCGGCAATATGGGCAATCCAATGGCCGCCAACCTTGTAAAGGCAGGGCACACTGTAAACGGTTTCGATCTCGTGCCCGAGAACCTCAGCGTCGCAAGGGAGCATGGCGTCACCGTCATGGCCAATGCCGTCGCCGCGGTGAAGGACGCAGACGTGGTCATCACCATGCTTCCAGCCGGCAAGCATGTTCTCTCCGTCTACGAAGACATCGCGTCCAAGGCGAAGAAGGGCGCGCTGTTCATCGATTCCTCGACCATTGATGTCGAATCGGCGCGCAAAGCCCATGCGATTGCTGCGAAGCATGGTCTGCCGTCGGTCGACGCGCCGGTCTCCGGCGGCACCGGCGGCGCTGCCGCGGGGACGTTGACCTTCATGGCCGGCGGCTCCGATGAGGCTTTCGCAGCCGCTGAGCCGATCCTGAAGCCTATGGCCGGCCGCATCGTCCATTGCGGCGGCGACGGAGCCGGCCAGGCCGCCAAGATCTGCAACAACATGATTCTCGGCATCTCGATGATCGGCGTAGCCGAAGCTTTCGTTCTTGCCGAAAAGCTCGGGCTGTCGCACCAGGCGCTGTTCGATGTCGCCTCCACCGCCTCGGGTCAGTGCTGGTCGCTGACCAGTTACTGTCCAGTGCCTGGCCCGGTGCCGGCTTCGCCCGCCAATCGCGACTACAAGCCAGGCTTTGCTGCTGCGCTCATGCTGAAGGACCTGAAACTGTCGCAGGAGGCCGCGCAGAGCGCCGGTGCGGTGACGCCTTTGGGCGCCGAGGCAACCCAGCTCTACGCGCTGTTCAACGCGCAAGGCAACGCCGGCCTGGATTTTTCCGGCATTATAAATTTCTTGCGCGGCGATCAAATCTAA
- a CDS encoding DUF559 domain-containing protein has product MNSRLLLRRAALDTSPPIDGVEERRDVTPAAPLTLPPEGDAAKHSSYDRRRDDFMRAQGYSILRLWNHDVVKHRTSVCEANLAGLDDRLAESVAVSDLRFAFTPHSLESVSSRTDLSS; this is encoded by the coding sequence ATGAACAGTCGACTCCTATTGCGTCGAGCTGCGCTCGACACTTCTCCCCCGATCGACGGGGTAGAGGAAAGGCGCGACGTGACTCCAGCCGCCCCCCTTACTCTCCCTCCGGAGGGTGACGCTGCGAAGCACAGTTCATATGACCGCCGCCGTGACGACTTCATGCGCGCTCAAGGCTATTCGATCCTGCGTCTTTGGAACCATGACGTCGTGAAACACCGAACTTCCGTCTGTGAAGCCAATCTTGCCGGGCTTGATGACAGGCTGGCCGAAAGCGTCGCCGTGTCCGATCTCCGCTTCGCCTTCACGCCCCACTCACTCGAATCAGTCTCTTCAAGAACGGACCTATCTTCATGA
- a CDS encoding prolyl oligopeptidase family protein gives MPSTMIQRQPDPTAEDPFLWLEDRNGKDALDWVHRQNAVTVAELQGDASYEAAFETALDLMTAEDNIAVGAALNGHVYNFWQDKTNALGLWRRTTVASYKTDKPDWETIIDFDALSAKEGVRWVFGGANRLYPDFDRCLLSMSPDGGDASEMREFDIATKSFVEDGFRAPASKSGFSWLDRDTVIFSAAFEEADKTESGYPRVIKLWRRGARLEDAEPIFEGEKHHLAVGGGVEFDGDRRHVLLGKTLDFFTSHSFLRLPSGENRRIPLPDDATDTAIFKGQLVFGVRSPWTAPDGTRCLPDGLYSVDFDGWVETGAFGPFETVLEPAPRVSIAGLARTQDRLFINLMDNVRGKVVACDRTADGWSLKPVALPENGNVGISHAEHFGASVSFSFTDFLTPSSIIWSDDNGATLATVKSQPARFDASPYVSEQFEARSSDGTMIPYFVVRRRDQSGPVPALLYGYGGFEVPLLPGYAGIRGRLWLEAGNAYVQANIRGGGEFGPGWHQAALKANRQKAFDDFAAVAEDVVRRGITTAGQLGIQGGSNGGLLTGVSLTQRPELFGAVIIDVPLLDMLRYTELPPGASWIAEYGDPSKPEEAAWLAAYSPYQHVAADAAYPPVLLMTSTADDRVHPGHARKMAARLQKAGHSRTLFFEETEGGHGGRGDRRPQAAQTAMRYVFLQRALTGTA, from the coding sequence ATGCCCAGCACGATGATCCAACGCCAGCCCGATCCGACGGCAGAGGATCCCTTCCTCTGGCTGGAGGACCGCAACGGAAAGGACGCGCTCGACTGGGTCCACCGGCAGAATGCGGTGACGGTTGCCGAACTGCAGGGCGACGCCTCCTACGAGGCGGCGTTCGAGACCGCGCTCGATCTGATGACTGCCGAGGACAACATTGCCGTCGGCGCCGCGCTCAACGGCCATGTCTATAATTTCTGGCAGGACAAGACCAACGCGCTTGGCCTGTGGCGCCGCACCACTGTGGCCTCCTATAAGACCGACAAGCCCGATTGGGAAACGATCATCGATTTCGATGCGCTCTCGGCCAAGGAGGGCGTGAGATGGGTGTTTGGCGGCGCCAATCGGCTCTATCCCGACTTCGACCGTTGCCTGCTCTCCATGTCGCCCGACGGCGGCGATGCCAGCGAGATGCGCGAGTTCGACATTGCGACGAAATCATTCGTCGAGGATGGTTTTCGCGCTCCGGCCTCCAAGTCGGGTTTCTCCTGGCTGGACAGAGACACGGTGATTTTCTCGGCGGCTTTCGAGGAAGCCGACAAGACCGAGTCCGGCTATCCGCGCGTAATCAAGCTCTGGCGGCGCGGCGCGAGGCTGGAGGATGCTGAGCCGATTTTCGAAGGCGAGAAGCACCACCTGGCCGTCGGCGGCGGTGTCGAATTCGACGGCGACAGGCGGCATGTGCTGCTGGGCAAGACGCTCGACTTCTTCACCTCGCACAGCTTCCTGCGGCTGCCTTCAGGCGAGAACCGGCGCATCCCCTTGCCTGACGACGCCACCGACACGGCGATCTTCAAAGGACAGCTCGTCTTCGGCGTGCGCAGCCCGTGGACGGCACCGGACGGGACACGCTGCCTGCCAGACGGACTCTATTCCGTCGATTTCGATGGGTGGGTCGAAACCGGAGCATTCGGACCCTTCGAAACCGTGCTGGAACCAGCGCCCCGCGTCTCGATCGCGGGGCTCGCCAGGACGCAGGATCGGCTGTTCATCAACCTGATGGACAATGTGCGCGGCAAGGTGGTCGCCTGCGACCGCACCGCCGACGGCTGGTCGCTGAAACCGGTCGCGCTGCCGGAAAACGGCAATGTCGGCATCAGCCATGCCGAGCATTTCGGCGCAAGCGTCTCGTTCTCCTTCACCGATTTCCTGACGCCGAGCTCGATCATCTGGTCGGACGACAATGGCGCGACGCTGGCAACCGTGAAGTCGCAGCCGGCGCGTTTCGACGCCTCGCCCTATGTGTCCGAGCAATTCGAGGCGCGCTCCAGCGACGGCACGATGATCCCGTATTTCGTCGTCCGGCGCCGCGACCAGAGCGGGCCGGTACCGGCGCTGCTTTATGGCTATGGCGGCTTCGAAGTACCGCTGCTGCCCGGCTATGCCGGCATTCGCGGCAGGCTGTGGCTGGAAGCGGGCAACGCCTATGTCCAGGCCAATATCCGCGGCGGCGGCGAGTTCGGACCAGGCTGGCACCAAGCAGCGCTGAAGGCCAATCGCCAGAAGGCCTTCGATGACTTCGCAGCCGTGGCCGAGGACGTGGTCAGGCGCGGCATAACGACGGCAGGACAGCTGGGCATCCAGGGCGGTTCGAATGGCGGCCTGCTCACCGGCGTGTCGCTGACGCAGCGGCCGGAACTGTTCGGCGCCGTCATCATCGACGTGCCGCTGCTCGACATGCTGCGCTACACCGAGTTGCCGCCCGGCGCTTCCTGGATCGCCGAATACGGCGATCCGTCGAAACCGGAAGAGGCGGCGTGGCTTGCGGCCTACTCGCCCTATCAGCATGTCGCGGCCGATGCCGCTTATCCGCCGGTGCTGCTGATGACCTCGACCGCCGACGACCGCGTCCATCCCGGCCATGCGCGCAAGATGGCGGCGCGGCTGCAGAAAGCCGGGCATTCCAGGACGCTGTTCTTCGAGGAGACGGAAGGTGGTCATGGTGGTCGCGGCGATCGCCGGCCGCAGGCGGCGCAGACAGCGATGCGTTATGTTTTCCTGCAGAGGGCGCTCACCGGCACGGCTTGA
- a CDS encoding MFS transporter has product MALAHPKTGEAVQWAAIIGVIATVSVFAIAQGLSYPLLSFILQRQGVSPAMIGLSAAMTPIGFILSSPPIPALARRFGAGRLALACAALSALMLALVGWTQNVYLWFPLRFLVGVVTNPLYVLSETWVIALAPPSRRGRVMGAYSTVISTGFAAGPLCLLAVGTEGWPPFLVGICAFLFCGLCLALVVGRLPKIDEPENEASVLGFMPKAWLLLSAVVVAAGFEQAVLALLPVYGTHYGIVESHMSALLSTMIAGNIFMQVPLGLLAERLTARLVRLGCVSATILGCILLPELVDTRLIWVCVFVWGAASYGIYTMSIIELGERFSGSALVAGNAAFSLMWGVGGFLVPPLTGSVMEVIGASGLPVTLGAICAVLAAATIIHRRVM; this is encoded by the coding sequence ATGGCACTGGCGCATCCGAAGACTGGCGAAGCGGTGCAATGGGCTGCGATCATTGGCGTGATCGCGACGGTCTCGGTATTCGCCATCGCGCAGGGGCTTTCCTATCCGCTGCTCAGCTTCATCCTGCAGCGCCAAGGAGTTTCTCCGGCAATGATCGGCCTGTCGGCGGCGATGACGCCGATCGGCTTCATCCTGTCCTCGCCGCCGATCCCGGCGCTGGCCCGCCGGTTCGGCGCAGGCCGCCTGGCGCTCGCCTGCGCGGCGCTTTCGGCGCTGATGCTGGCTCTCGTCGGATGGACGCAGAATGTCTATCTGTGGTTCCCTTTGCGCTTTCTGGTCGGCGTGGTGACCAACCCGCTCTATGTGCTCAGCGAAACCTGGGTAATCGCACTCGCACCGCCGTCACGTCGTGGCCGTGTCATGGGCGCCTATTCCACCGTCATTTCGACAGGTTTTGCGGCGGGGCCGCTCTGCCTCCTTGCCGTCGGCACCGAAGGCTGGCCGCCGTTCCTGGTCGGCATCTGCGCCTTTCTGTTCTGCGGTCTCTGCCTGGCGCTGGTTGTCGGGCGGTTACCCAAGATCGACGAGCCCGAGAACGAGGCTTCGGTGTTGGGTTTCATGCCGAAGGCCTGGTTGCTCCTATCGGCCGTCGTGGTCGCTGCCGGCTTCGAGCAGGCAGTGCTGGCGCTGCTTCCGGTCTATGGAACACACTATGGCATAGTGGAATCCCACATGTCGGCGCTTCTGTCGACGATGATTGCCGGCAACATCTTCATGCAAGTGCCGCTCGGGCTGCTCGCCGAACGGCTGACAGCGCGTCTCGTGCGGCTCGGCTGCGTGTCGGCAACGATCCTGGGATGTATCCTCCTACCGGAGTTGGTCGACACGCGGCTGATCTGGGTCTGCGTCTTCGTCTGGGGCGCGGCATCCTACGGCATCTACACTATGTCGATCATCGAGCTCGGCGAGCGCTTCAGCGGCTCGGCGCTGGTCGCCGGCAATGCCGCCTTCTCGCTGATGTGGGGCGTTGGCGGCTTCCTCGTGCCGCCGCTCACCGGCAGCGTGATGGAGGTGATCGGCGCATCGGGCCTGCCGGTCACGCTTGGGGCGATCTGCGCGGTGCTGGCGGCGGCAACGATCATTCACCGGCGAGTGATGTAG
- a CDS encoding aspartate aminotransferase family protein, with product MTYQNYSLKQLQQIDAAHHLHPFTDHKELREAGSRIITRADGAFIYDSEGTEILDGMAGLWCVNVGYGRDELAEAAYAQMKELPYYNSFFKCSTPTPVLLSQKLAELAPTHISQVFYGSSGSEANDTALRLVRHYWALEGKPEKNRIISRKMGYHGSTIAGTSLGGMEPMHKQLGGAVPNIVHVMMPYAYELALAGESDHDFGIRAAKAVEEAILEAGADKVAAFIGEPVMGAGGVKIPPMSYWPEVQRICRKHDVLLMLDEVITGYGRTGEWFAAQTFGIEPDTITTAKALTSGYQPLSALLVGDRISRTLVEKGGEFYHGYTYSGHPVACAVALKNLEIIEREGLVERVRNDTGPYFAQALQERVAGHRLVGEVRSIGLMGAIEIVKDKARRERYLPSGSAAVVVRDHAIAQGMMLRATGDTIILSPPLIWTRDTIDMACDRIAKALDLAEVDLRKR from the coding sequence ATGACTTATCAGAACTATTCGCTGAAGCAGCTTCAGCAAATCGATGCCGCGCATCATCTTCATCCCTTCACCGATCACAAGGAACTGCGCGAGGCCGGCTCGCGCATCATCACCCGCGCCGACGGCGCTTTCATCTACGATTCCGAGGGGACGGAAATCCTCGACGGCATGGCGGGCCTGTGGTGCGTCAATGTCGGCTACGGCCGCGACGAACTCGCCGAAGCAGCCTATGCGCAGATGAAGGAGTTGCCCTACTACAATTCCTTCTTCAAATGCTCGACGCCGACGCCGGTGCTGTTGTCGCAGAAACTGGCGGAACTGGCCCCCACGCACATCAGCCAGGTCTTCTACGGTTCGTCCGGCTCGGAGGCGAACGATACGGCGCTGCGGCTGGTGCGCCACTACTGGGCGCTGGAAGGCAAACCGGAGAAGAACCGCATCATATCCCGCAAGATGGGCTATCACGGCTCGACGATCGCCGGCACCTCGCTTGGCGGCATGGAGCCGATGCACAAGCAACTCGGCGGCGCGGTGCCGAACATTGTCCATGTCATGATGCCCTATGCCTATGAACTCGCGCTGGCCGGCGAGAGCGATCATGATTTCGGCATCCGCGCGGCAAAGGCGGTCGAGGAAGCCATTCTCGAAGCCGGCGCCGACAAAGTCGCGGCCTTCATCGGCGAGCCGGTAATGGGCGCCGGCGGGGTAAAAATCCCGCCGATGAGCTACTGGCCGGAGGTGCAGCGCATCTGCCGCAAGCACGACGTGCTCCTGATGCTCGACGAGGTCATCACCGGCTATGGCCGGACGGGCGAATGGTTCGCGGCGCAGACCTTCGGGATCGAGCCCGACACCATAACCACCGCCAAGGCGCTGACCTCCGGCTACCAGCCGCTGTCGGCGCTGCTGGTCGGCGACCGCATCAGCAGAACGCTGGTCGAGAAAGGGGGCGAGTTCTATCACGGCTACACCTATTCCGGTCATCCGGTGGCCTGCGCGGTGGCGTTGAAGAACCTCGAGATCATTGAGCGGGAAGGCCTGGTCGAGCGGGTCAGGAACGACACCGGTCCCTATTTCGCGCAGGCGCTGCAGGAGCGCGTCGCCGGGCACAGGCTGGTCGGCGAGGTGCGCTCGATCGGCCTCATGGGGGCGATCGAGATCGTCAAGGACAAGGCGCGGAGGGAGCGTTACCTGCCGTCGGGAAGTGCCGCCGTCGTCGTGCGCGACCACGCGATTGCCCAAGGCATGATGTTGCGGGCCACCGGCGACACGATCATCCTGTCACCGCCGCTGATCTGGACGCGCGATACGATCGACATGGCTTGCGATCGGATCGCAAAAGCACTCGACCTTGCCGAGGTGGATCTGCGCAAGCGATGA
- a CDS encoding trimethylamine methyltransferase family protein has product MTAALHPADPALANDRARRGGRAGKRAGGSASFEQPPFRQLKNPLTPTKLVSDDELESIHLASLRVLQEIGVDVLHEEARRIMKAHGAEVREGSERVRFDSEMILELISYCPPEFTLHARNPEHNLRFGGDNVILSMMASAPNCSDLDRGRRPGNQADYRNFLRLTQMHNILNCTGGYPVEPIDIHPSVRHLECIRDLSLLTDKVFHIYSLGKERNVDGIEIARIARGISREQLMEEPSVFTIINTNSPLKLDVPMMEGIIQMSSMGQAVIVTPFTLSGAMAPVTIAGALVQQNAEALSGIAFAQMVKKGAPVGYGGFTSNVDMKSGAPAFGTPEYMKAQLVGGQLARRYRIPYRTSNTCAANTVDAQAAYESVFSLWGAIQGGGNLMMHGAGWLEGGLRCSYEKTILDIDLLQMVAEFLTPLDLSEDALGFDAIQSVGPGGHFFGTPHTQQRYKTAFYSPIVSDWRNFETWAEAGSPTALERTNKVWKERLAAYEEPYIDPAIREELNDFVDKRRAEGGAPTDF; this is encoded by the coding sequence ATGACCGCTGCCCTCCATCCCGCCGACCCGGCTCTGGCAAACGATCGTGCCCGCCGCGGTGGCCGCGCTGGCAAGCGCGCCGGTGGCTCGGCCTCGTTCGAGCAGCCGCCTTTCCGGCAATTGAAGAACCCGCTGACGCCGACGAAGCTGGTGTCCGATGACGAGCTGGAATCGATCCACCTCGCCTCGTTGCGGGTGCTGCAGGAAATCGGCGTCGACGTGCTGCACGAAGAGGCCCGCCGCATCATGAAGGCGCATGGGGCGGAGGTTCGCGAAGGCAGCGAGCGCGTGCGCTTCGACAGCGAGATGATCCTCGAGCTTATTTCGTACTGCCCGCCGGAATTCACGCTGCATGCGCGCAACCCGGAGCACAATCTGCGCTTCGGCGGCGACAACGTCATCCTGTCGATGATGGCGTCGGCGCCCAATTGCTCCGATCTCGATCGCGGCCGCCGGCCCGGCAACCAGGCCGACTACCGCAACTTCCTGCGCCTGACGCAGATGCATAATATTCTCAACTGCACCGGCGGCTATCCGGTCGAGCCGATCGACATCCATCCGTCGGTCCGCCACCTGGAATGCATCCGCGATCTCAGCCTGCTGACCGACAAGGTCTTCCACATCTATTCGCTCGGCAAGGAGCGCAATGTCGACGGCATCGAGATCGCCCGCATCGCCCGCGGTATCAGCCGCGAGCAGCTGATGGAGGAGCCGTCGGTCTTCACCATCATCAACACCAACTCGCCGCTCAAGCTCGATGTGCCGATGATGGAAGGCATCATCCAGATGTCGAGCATGGGCCAGGCGGTGATCGTGACGCCGTTCACGCTCTCGGGCGCCATGGCCCCAGTCACCATCGCCGGCGCGCTGGTGCAGCAGAACGCCGAGGCGCTCTCCGGCATCGCCTTCGCCCAGATGGTCAAGAAGGGCGCGCCCGTCGGCTACGGCGGCTTCACCTCCAATGTCGACATGAAGTCCGGCGCGCCGGCCTTCGGCACGCCCGAATACATGAAGGCGCAGCTCGTCGGCGGCCAGCTCGCCCGCCGCTATCGAATTCCCTATCGCACCTCCAACACCTGCGCCGCCAACACGGTCGACGCGCAGGCCGCCTATGAGAGCGTGTTCTCGCTCTGGGGCGCCATCCAGGGCGGCGGCAATCTGATGATGCACGGGGCCGGCTGGCTCGAAGGCGGCCTCCGCTGCTCCTACGAAAAGACCATTCTCGACATTGACCTCCTGCAGATGGTGGCCGAATTCCTCACCCCGCTCGATCTGTCAGAGGACGCGCTGGGCTTCGACGCCATCCAGTCGGTCGGCCCTGGCGGCCACTTCTTCGGCACCCCGCACACGCAGCAGCGCTACAAGACCGCCTTCTATTCGCCGATCGTCTCCGACTGGCGCAACTTCGAGACCTGGGCCGAGGCGGGCTCGCCGACGGCGCTGGAACGCACCAACAAGGTCTGGAAGGAGCGCCTTGCCGCCTACGAGGAGCCGTATATCGACCCCGCCATCCGCGAGGAACTCAACGATTTCGTCGACAAGCGACGCGCCGAAGGCGGTGCGCCGACTGATTTTTGA
- a CDS encoding MFS transporter: MVAESDNEAGTQWAALAGVTAALAMFGAAQGLSYLLFTLLMQRQGLSPTLIGLSAAMMPVGLLLSASLVPVAVRLFGARNLGVGCALAGALCFFAIGALQNWVAWFPLRFLIGVIINPLYVLGEVWALSLAPPSRRGRVMGVFNALMGAGYAAGPLVLITVGTAGWPPFIAAISGFVLCALILCAVSAKLTGFEDDGQSFGGVVDFARLAPVLLLAVLVSAAVQQSSYALIPVFGSAYGLPEAKLAALVTARSLGNIFLQIPLGLAAERFGGRAMIIVCAVVTAICAVSLPVLITTPFAWPMLLVMGAVGYGVYTMALIELGSRFGGTTLLAGNAAFALMWGLGGIVGPPGAGALMQAIGPLGLPAVIIGLVTLLVAFAFYRSRLR; the protein is encoded by the coding sequence ATGGTTGCGGAGAGTGATAACGAGGCGGGAACGCAATGGGCAGCGCTTGCCGGCGTCACCGCTGCGCTTGCCATGTTCGGCGCAGCGCAAGGGCTCTCCTATCTGCTGTTCACGCTGCTGATGCAGCGGCAAGGACTGTCGCCGACGCTGATCGGGCTCTCGGCGGCTATGATGCCCGTCGGCCTTCTCCTGTCGGCTTCCCTCGTGCCCGTCGCGGTGCGCTTGTTCGGGGCGCGCAATCTGGGTGTCGGCTGCGCGCTGGCAGGCGCGCTGTGCTTCTTCGCCATCGGCGCTTTGCAGAACTGGGTGGCCTGGTTCCCGCTCCGCTTCCTGATCGGTGTGATCATCAATCCGCTCTATGTGCTCGGCGAAGTCTGGGCGCTGTCGCTGGCGCCGCCGTCGCGGCGCGGCCGCGTGATGGGCGTGTTCAATGCGCTGATGGGCGCCGGCTATGCCGCAGGCCCGCTGGTCCTGATCACGGTCGGTACGGCCGGCTGGCCGCCTTTCATCGCGGCTATATCGGGCTTCGTGCTTTGCGCGCTGATCCTGTGCGCGGTTTCGGCAAAGCTTACCGGCTTCGAGGATGACGGCCAGTCTTTCGGCGGCGTTGTCGATTTCGCCAGGTTGGCGCCCGTGCTGCTGCTGGCCGTGCTGGTTTCCGCGGCCGTGCAGCAAAGCTCCTATGCGCTGATCCCTGTGTTCGGCTCGGCCTATGGACTGCCCGAGGCTAAGCTTGCCGCATTGGTGACGGCGCGTTCGCTTGGAAACATCTTTCTGCAGATTCCGCTAGGGCTGGCGGCCGAACGCTTCGGCGGCCGGGCGATGATCATCGTCTGCGCAGTGGTGACCGCCATTTGCGCGGTGTCGCTGCCGGTCCTCATCACCACGCCGTTCGCATGGCCGATGCTGCTGGTGATGGGAGCGGTCGGTTACGGCGTCTACACGATGGCGCTGATTGAGCTCGGCAGCCGCTTCGGAGGCACGACATTGCTCGCCGGCAATGCGGCCTTTGCCTTGATGTGGGGCCTCGGCGGCATTGTCGGGCCGCCCGGTGCCGGCGCGCTGATGCAGGCGATCGGGCCGCTCGGTCTGCCAGCGGTGATCATCGGGCTTGTCACATTGCTGGTCGCATTCGCGTTCTACCGCTCTCGGCTGCGCTGA